Proteins found in one Camelus bactrianus isolate YW-2024 breed Bactrian camel chromosome X, ASM4877302v1, whole genome shotgun sequence genomic segment:
- the LOC141576357 gene encoding uncharacterized protein LOC141576357 yields the protein MGSDADGGGAVRAADAGAGAAVVAVEAAGGGQGAPGGPGDLGGPGEPIHPGDPGDPGDPGDLDGPGAPGGPGVAGEADGAAGGIPQIERAPQAPGPGGDAAPAAGGPGNQLLQFFFTVPFPSPVEAEIAHWFLTPNVELQGPVQEEFSVNGSVLAVRLTAEDPGQLRTSIASCLDQLFLVMQAMQCFVPPSFAQPQQGKGG from the exons ATGGGGTCTGACGCGGATGGCGGAGGAGCCGTGAGGGCAGCAGATGCAGGCGCAGGTGCCGCGGTTGTTGCAGTGGAGGCAGCCGGTGGTGGCCAGGGCGCGCCAGGTGGCCCTGGCGACCTAGGTGGCCCCGGTGAACCCATCCACCCTGGTGACCCTGGAGACCCTGGCGACCCTGGCGACCTCGACGGCCCAGGTGCTCCCGGAGGCCCCGGTGTCGCAGGAGAGGCGGATGGTGCAGCCGGTGGCATTCCCCAGATTGAGCGGGCACCCCAGGCACCAGGGCCTGGTGGAGATGCAGCACCCGCGGCTGGAGGTCCGGGTAATCAGCTGCTTCAGTT CTTCTTCACTGTGCCGTTCCCGTCGCCCGTGGAGGCGGAGATCGCCCACTGGTTCCTGACTCCAAATGTGGAACTGCAAGGGCCAGTTCAGGAGGAGTTCAGTGTGAATGGCAGCGTCCTGGCTGT CCGATTGACTGCTGAAGACCCTGGCCAGCTCCGAACTTCCATCGCCTCCTGCCTTGACCAGCTTTTCCTGGTGATGCAGGCCATGCAGTGCTTTGTGCCCCCGAGTTTTGCTCAGCCTCAGCAGGGCAAGGGGGGCTAA